The Vicia villosa cultivar HV-30 ecotype Madison, WI linkage group LG1, Vvil1.0, whole genome shotgun sequence genome includes a region encoding these proteins:
- the LOC131600023 gene encoding tobamovirus multiplication protein 1 — protein sequence MRLKNLQLRMEIALLIPNLWWWDNINNSTIWQTAIFYFLSAAYALVSFVALFQLVRIELRVPEYGWTTQKIFHFMNFIVNGVRALVFGLHKLVFLLHPKVFILVLLDLPGLLFFSTYTLLVLFWAEIYHQARSLPTDKLKMIYISINAALYIIQIFIWIYLWIDNNSVVEFFGKTFVAGVSFVAALGFLLYGGRLFCMLRHFPIESKGRRKKLHEVGSVTAICFTCFLIRCVMGILSAFDSDASLDVLDHPILDLVYYMLVEILPSALVLYILRKLPPRRISAQYHPIH from the exons atgagattgaagAACCTGCAATTAAGAATGGAGATTGCACTTCTCATCCCAaatttatggtggtgggacaatATCAACAACTCCACTATTTGGCAGACCGCTATTTTCTACTTCCTCTCTGCAGCTTATGCTCTCGTCTCCTTCGTTGCTCTC TTTCAATTGGTGAGAATTGAGCTACGAGTTCCTGAGTATGGTTGGACTACGCAGAAGATTTTTCATTTCATGAATTTCATTGTCAACGGAG TGCGTGCTCTGGTTTTTGGATTGCACAAGCTAGTTTTTCTCTTGCATCCTAAG GTCTTCATTTTGGTGCTATTAGATCTGCCTGGACTTCTGTTTTTCTCAACATATACTCTTTTAGTCCTTTTTTGGGCTGAAATTTATCATCAG GCAAGGAGTTTACCAACTGATAAGCTCAAGATGATTTATATTTCAATAAATGCTGCCTTGTATATTATCCAG ATTTTCATTTGGATATACCTCTGGATAGATAACAACAGCGTTGTGGAGTTCTTTGGAAAGACTTTTGTTGCAG GTGTGTCATTTGTAGCTGCACTAGGCTTCTTGCTATATGGAGGAAG ATTGTTTTGCATGCTGAGGCATTTCCCAATTGAATCtaaaggaagaagaaagaaacTTCATGAG GTCGGATCTGTTACAGCCATCTGTTTCACCTGCTTTCTAATACGATGTGTTATG GGTATTTTGTCTGCATTTGATTCAGATGCATCTCTTGATGTTTTGGATCATCCTATTTTGGACTTGGTCTACTACATG CTTGTTGAGATTCTGCCTTCAGCTTTAGTCCTCTACATCTTACGCAAATTGCCCCCGAGGAGGATATCAGCACAATATCACCCTATTCACTAG